In Antechinus flavipes isolate AdamAnt ecotype Samford, QLD, Australia chromosome 6, AdamAnt_v2, whole genome shotgun sequence, the sequence GCGGTTTTGTGCCTCTCTTTTTAGATCAAGGTTTACCAAAGACTTCTTGAGGGCCGAACCTCCCCCCCAACTCTGCACCAGTCCCCCCAGACCCTAGGGGCCCCTTGTCTGTCCCACctcactcctcctcctcttctttttgctCTTGTTCTCGCCTGAAGAACTCTCATCACTTGACACAAATTCTCTGCTCTTGAAGCTCTCGCTCAGTTGTTTGGACGAAGACTTGGATGAGCCCTTAGAAGGGGTGGACTTTTTCTCCACCTtcacctttcctttcttctttttctttgacttatcCCTGCAGACAACAGAACTTAGGATTTGAGCCCTCTGAGcacttctccccctccccaagaaccCAGTCACACAGAGCAGCCAAGCGTTCCACAGAATCATTTCCCTGCAGATTTTTCTCCCCAAATCATTCTGTCTCCCAAGCAGGCTTCTCCAGGGGAGTGACGATGGAAGGGGCCCTGCAATTTCCCTGAGGACTGACTCTGGATCCACCCTCTGCCCAAACCCcctcatttcttctcctttttgcaAGTCCATGTCCTGTTTTCTGACACTCTCTCCCAGCAAGGCTCACGTCCCTTTTCCAATCTTGCTTCCCCCAGCGCCTTGAGGTACACTACACATAGTAGAAGCCTATGGACTGGATTTGCATTTGTTGAAATGTGGCCCCCTATAGCAAAGTAGGTCATTAATGTCATCCAACCTCTGAAacctttcaatgtggaaaaaagCTACTATCTCCCAAGGGATTCCCCTCCAGAGACAAAACTGTTtagacatttttcctttcttggagCCAAACTAGCTCTCTGAAACCTCCACTCGTCTCGTGGCTCCTACTCCCATCCACAGGGCCAAACCCGATTGGTTCTTTCACATTACGTAAATACAGCGATCACCACCTCTCCACCCTTCTCCCATTTCCTGGCAGGCCACGGGGGCCTCAGCATTGTGTTCACCCTCAAGTGGGGACATCATTTCCAGGGCCCAGAGTCAACACTTACTTCCTGTAAGAAGACTCAGCTCGGCCCCCTTCACTGTATTCCTTCATGGCTTTCTCATATTCCCTCTTGGCCTCCTCAGCCTTTCGGTCCCACTCCTAGCAGCCCATCAGGAAAGACAGAAGAGACGGACGGATGAGCGCTCCCTCTCCTCAGTGATGTCCTTGaccgccccctccccccatcctcccCACCGCCCCCCTTCCTTACAACCCAGCCAGGATGTGACTCCTCTGCCCCAGCCGGAGGATCCCGCGCCTTacctccttcttctctttgctCATCCCCTTCCAGATCTCCCCAGCTTTCTTGGAGAGATCGGTGATGCTGATCCCGGGGTGGTCTGACTTGATTTTCTCCCGGCTAGCATTGAGCCATAGCATGTAGGCAGACATGGGCCTCTTGGGGGCATTGGGATCCTTGCCCTTCTTACCctgcaggaggaggagaaagccCAAGTGCGGTCATTTACTCTCAGCTCCAAGGGTTACCATCGCCCTCAGCCTCTGAGTGAACCCACAAGGAGATCCCTAAAAGAGGCCTCCTCTTCACGGCCTTTCCTCCCCCAGAAGTTCCGCTCCTCTGGATTCCTCAAAGCCCCCAGCCAACCCACCCCCCCTCCTTCCCGACTGCCTAGTAGCTGCCTCGGCCAGTCCTCACCTCCACGGGCTTCTTCCGGGACTTTCTTTCCTTGACAATCTTTGCTTTCTTGGccagcttcttcttcttttcatccCTGTCGCTGTCGCCCTCATTACTGGAGGAGCTGGCAGAAGCATTGCTGTCAAACCTGGCGGGAACAAAGAACTTAGAAAGGAACGGGGGAGGAGGGAGCGAGGCCAGGAgacccctcacccccacccctgacCCTGCCAGGACACCTGGGCAGCCAGAAAAGGCAACGGGCCCGAAAGGCAACGGGCCTGAAAGCCTCCAACCTTGAGCTCCTCAGCCCCCGCCCTGGGAGCTTCTTGTCTCCATCTGCAGGAGCTGCTCCCTCCTGTCCATGGGACCAAGGCTGAGCTACCTGGGCTGCTCCTTAGGCCTCAGACTAGACCAAGTCCCTCCTAGCTTTAAATACTATGGTTCTTTTCCAGATTAACTgagatggggaggaagggggagtaCTGCAATGGCAACCCATTCTCTTCAGTTCTATCCTAACCCAACATCCAATCTCAGCACTCAGCCTGAGGGCAGACCCAGGTTTTAGCACACAAGGGACAATGGAGACCCACTAGTTACCGCTGCAGCCGCCTCGTTTTAAAGCTACGGAATCTGAGGATCATAGGGAGTCACGATTTACCAAACACAGTGGCACTGTGCAGAAAAGCCAGGATTTGGACCCAGTTCCCCCAAATCCAGTCCTTGTACGTTATGACTGGTCCTTTTCAGGGCGATTACTTCACCTCCAAACCCCAAATGGGTGAGGGCCCTTTATGCTAACGGTCACTTGCTAGAGCCTAGGACAAAAGGCCTGTAGAGATCTGCCGAGCCCAGAGGTGCCGGCCACCGTCTCACCCACATCCGGCAGTGCCCAAACTCACTCCTCGGCAACGTCATCCTCCTCGTCCCCAGGGTTGAATGACTCATCTGCAAGACGGGAAGGGGGCGGTTAGGGCCCACGGGCCCATCCCCAGCGCCGGGGCCCCGCACGGCGAGCGGCCTGGCTCGCACTCCCGGTCTCACCCACCAGTTTCATCTCCTGAGTCGTCACTGCTGTCATTGGCGTTCTCCTCGCGGATCTTGCCCTCCTCCTTCATCCGCTCGAGGTAGGCGTCGTGCTGATCCTCGTCCGAGTCCGCGTACTCATCATAGCTCGGGTTAATACcctggaaagagagaagggaagaataagGGCCCAGTCCTCAGCTCCCCGAGCCCTGCACACACTGGTACACTCCAAAGGCTGCCCAGCATGCTTGTGAGTAAGAGCGGAGGAGCAGCACCCCGGAGAGCCTGGCACCCCAACCTCCACACGCAGCTGACATGCGGGGCCGAGGGCCCCTCTCCGAGTTAGGAAAGACTGAGCCTCTCCCCGCCCCGTGGGGGCTCATGCTTGGGGAAGCAGGCTAAACCGCAGCCATGCTGAGGAAACCTGCGccaggaggaagggggagagggtcGCCCACACCTCTTTTTTCTATAAGggtaaggagagaagaaagagtgaaaaggTTGGAGACGGACCATCAGTCCTACCCCGGCACGGAAGATGTCGGGATGTCAGCGGCCCCCAGCCTGCCCAGCCACACCAGTACCTCTTTCAATCCTCGGTTTTTAATGTTGAGTTTCTTGGCATTCACAAAGTCAAACAGCTTCCCATACTCCTCCCTGCCAGGAGAGAAGTTACAGGTGTCCTAAGGCCAGCAGGAGCTCCAAAGGAGGAAGGTCATGAAACTCATGAGCTCAAAAGGACAGTAAGAGATCTTGTCATGTAGACCTAGAGGACAGGCCCAGTCCCAAGCTGCTCCTTTCCCAAAAGTCCATTTTCAAATCACCAAGATTCTCTACATTCTAGTCAGGGAACACTAACATCTCAAAAGATGGATTACCCAAAGAGTAGGAGACAAATCATGGGTATAAGTAGGCTGCAGCATGCCACAATAACACCAGAAATGCAGAAAGTCAGACTGAGGGACATCATTAAGAAAACCTACAACTAGAAATAAGATGGACCCTTGGAGAACAAGAAGGGATGGGAAGCCTGAGTGTTGTATaaataatcaggaaaaaatttttaaaaaagacattggGCTGATTATGGAAGAAGAATGGACACAAATCTGAGTATGAAAAGGTGGGGATGGGCAGTATTTTACACCAATGAGAACACAGACTCATTAAAACTTTTCAACTTTAAAACCAGGAAAAGGACGGGTCGAGCGATGGGTAGCAATCAGGGTATAAACGGAAAGAAGCGAAGGGGGTACTCACCTCTCGATACTGCTGAAGGTATACTGCGTACCCTGCTTTGTCTCAATTTCGAAGTCAAAGGAGCGAGTAGTAGTAGTGCCCCGGGCAAAATTAACAAAGGAGATCTCATCAAATCGGATGTGCACGGGTGGCTTATGTACATAGATGAAGCCCCGCTCCAGCGGGTACAGAAGTCCTGAGCTGGCCTTGTAGGAACAGGTGATGCACTGGGCCCCCGAGTGCCTGGCACGGGGAAAAGACGGGTCTAGTCAGTGACAGACAATACACAGATTCAGAAAAGGACGAATGAGGCATCTGTGCTGGCAAGGAAAAATACTACTACTTGGAGCCTGGggttaatttaattataatatccccaaaatctttttattttactccCTCATTAGAACGTAGGCTCTTGGAGGACAAGGATATCCATCattcttgcctttctttataaGCCCCAGACAGGGTACAACGCACAAGCCAGGGGGTGGTCACAATAAAATAGTAGGTAACTGATTCATTGGAACTGTCCACGAGACCACGGAGGAGGAAGGGGACCACATACACAGTATCAGGCCGACATTAGCGCCGATATTAATCAGGAATCCCACTGCACAGCACTCGTTTACAACATTTTTCTGTTACAATCAGGCCACAGTATCATGATTCCTATGTTACAGGTAAGAAAGGAGGCCCAGGCCCCCTGATTGCTCAGTGCTGGGAGCCAGTCCTCCCTCCCGCCTTCTCTGTATCTCACCCCTGGAagttgccaggcactgtgatctTGCGGTTCACTAAGGCTTTCATGACGCGGCTGACCATCTCGTAGAGGGACCCAGACATGTTCTTGGTAAGACGACCCTCAAAACGCTTCTCTACCTCATCCCTACAAGCAAAGAACACAACTAATGAGACGTCTCCTCATGACCTTCAGTCCTCCAGCGATCCTGACGTGGCTCCTCAGCTTACTCATTCATGTTGAGGGTCAGGGAGATGTCCTCAtccttggagaagagaaggatcAGGAAGTGATATCGGGTCTGGCCCTGCTTGATGGGCGGGTCTAGACTGATctgagagagataaaagagacaGGGAGAAGGCTAAAGTAAGGACTCCACAGGCACTGGCT encodes:
- the SSRP1 gene encoding FACT complex subunit SSRP1; translated protein: MAETLEFNDIYQEVKGSMNDGRLRLSRQGIIFKNSKTGKVDNIQAGELTEGIWRRVALGHGLKLLTKNGHFYKYDGFRESEFEKLADFFKSHYRLELVEKDLCVKGWNWGTVKFGGQLLSFDIGEQPVFEIPLSNVSQCTTGKNEVTLEFHQNDDAEVSLMEVRFYVPPTQEDGVDPVEAFAQNVLSKADVIQATGDAICIFRELQCLTPRGRYDIRIYPTFLHLHGKTFDYKIPYTTVLRLFLLPHKDQRQMFFVISLDPPIKQGQTRYHFLILLFSKDEDISLTLNMNEDEVEKRFEGRLTKNMSGSLYEMVSRVMKALVNRKITVPGNFQGHSGAQCITCSYKASSGLLYPLERGFIYVHKPPVHIRFDEISFVNFARGTTTTRSFDFEIETKQGTQYTFSSIEREEYGKLFDFVNAKKLNIKNRGLKEGINPSYDEYADSDEDQHDAYLERMKEEGKIREENANDSSDDSGDETDESFNPGDEEDDVAEEFDSNASASSSSNEGDSDRDEKKKKLAKKAKIVKERKSRKKPVEGKKGKDPNAPKRPMSAYMLWLNASREKIKSDHPGISITDLSKKAGEIWKGMSKEKKEEWDRKAEEAKREYEKAMKEYSEGGRAESSYRKDKSKKKKKGKVKVEKKSTPSKGSSKSSSKQLSESFKSREFVSSDESSSGENKSKKKRRRSEDSEEEEELASTPPSSEESGSGSDEE